One Desulfobulbus propionicus DSM 2032 DNA segment encodes these proteins:
- the ypfJ gene encoding KPN_02809 family neutral zinc metallopeptidase, with protein MLWRDGRRSSNVEDQRRVRIPGKVKGGGFGILLLALVAMYFGIDPSLILNMGETSQVSQPGRLEKSPYSQEEQQLADFVSVVLADTEDTWHQIFRSGGREYAEPTLVLFSGAVHSACGFAQAAMGPFYCSADSKVYIDLSFYHDLKQQMNAPGDFAQAYVIAHEVGHHVQNLLGIANKVQALRQQVAEVEYNRLMVKMELQADCFAGIWAHHADRVRQVVEPGDIEEALNAASQIGDDRLQQQHRGYVTPDSFTHGTSAQRVRWFHRGYQTGTVSSCDTFGAQSL; from the coding sequence ATGTTATGGCGTGACGGACGGAGATCAAGCAACGTGGAGGATCAACGCAGGGTCCGGATTCCGGGAAAGGTCAAGGGCGGCGGCTTCGGCATTCTTCTCCTCGCCCTGGTGGCCATGTATTTCGGCATCGATCCCTCGCTCATCCTCAACATGGGCGAGACGTCCCAGGTCAGTCAGCCGGGACGCCTCGAAAAATCTCCTTATTCCCAGGAAGAACAGCAGTTGGCCGATTTTGTCTCCGTGGTCCTGGCGGACACCGAGGATACCTGGCACCAGATTTTCCGCTCCGGCGGCAGGGAATACGCCGAACCGACCCTAGTGCTGTTCAGCGGTGCGGTCCACTCGGCCTGCGGGTTTGCCCAGGCGGCCATGGGTCCCTTCTACTGTTCGGCGGACTCCAAGGTCTATATCGACCTCTCTTTCTACCACGACCTGAAACAGCAGATGAACGCTCCCGGCGATTTTGCCCAGGCCTATGTCATTGCCCACGAGGTGGGGCATCACGTGCAGAACCTGCTCGGAATAGCCAACAAGGTCCAGGCGCTACGCCAACAGGTGGCCGAGGTCGAGTACAACAGGCTGATGGTGAAAATGGAACTGCAGGCGGATTGCTTTGCCGGCATTTGGGCGCATCATGCGGACAGGGTCAGGCAGGTGGTGGAGCCGGGCGATATCGAGGAAGCCCTCAACGCCGCCAGCCAGATCGGCGATGACCGTTTGCAGCAACAACACCGGGGATACGTCACCCCTGATTCCTTCACCCATGGAACGTCCGCCCAGCGGGTGCGTTGGTTC
- a CDS encoding efflux RND transporter permease subunit gives MSGNSTHPGFAGRLAAAFVGSKLTPIGLIASLLLGLLALSLLPREEEPQIKVPMIDVMVSMPGATAKEVEQRLAVPMEKLLYELPGVEYIYSTSMPGQCLLIARFYVGEDFEKAIVSLNQKLQTNFDRIPHGVSLPLIKPHSIDDVPILALTFHSTTSDHFTLRRLAAEVDDAIKSIFEVAETRLIGGTRRQLRVQFDPLLLAARDLSPGDLVQRLQQANRQSQSGTLRALNNEVLLQTGTFLDSAEEAGRIVVGVHGGRPVYLHEVATVIDGPEEPQSYVLFGRQDGDPEAAVTLSVAKRPGANAVHVVETVLRKVDSLKGTLIPPEVSVTVTRDYGETAAEKSNELLLHMGIAVFGVALLILFFLGWRESIIVLLAIPSTLSLTLLLFYLYGYTLNRITLFALIFSIGILVDDAIVVVENIVRHLRLPASQRASLKDIAVAAVIEVGNPTILATWAVIAAILPMAFVGGLMGPYMRPIPIGASAAMVFSLAIAFTVTPWAAIRILRPPKGAGNEAGHDPDHAPDDWFTRLYHRIMDPLLAHAAWRLGFFALIVMLLLASCSLVYLGKVKVKMLPFDNKSEFQIILDMPEGSTLEQTAHVAMKMAEAAGREPEVVNYQIYAGTASPYNFNGLVRHYFMRSGPTVADVQINLRPKADRDSQSHDIAKRVRPEIARIAAHYGAAVAVAEVPPGPPVLQTLVAEIYGPDECSRVRLANEVKNIFATTDGVVDIDWYREQERSKLVLKVDKEKAALNGLSEAEIAQAVEMGLSGRSLDLFHQPRDKEEIDIVVQLPQAQRARIDNLLNISLRPATQPQAPLVPLRELVRVSEQPVDQPIYRKNLKPVVYVTGDVAGAAESPVYPILQMNQRLKQLDAADFGGQAGPVTVYNLNQPFLENQPAMKWDGEWHITLEVFRDLGLAFCVVMVLIYMLMVGWFKDYVTPLVVMAAIPFSLIGILPAHWALNGFFTATSMIGFMAGAGIVVRNSIILVDFIELRLSHGLSLAEAVVEAGAIRFRPMLLTALAVVVGASVILADPIFQGLAISLMFGEIASLLISRMAVPVLYYLVRARQR, from the coding sequence ATGAGCGGCAACTCGACCCATCCTGGTTTTGCCGGACGGCTGGCCGCGGCCTTTGTCGGTTCCAAGTTGACCCCAATCGGGTTGATCGCCTCGCTGCTGCTGGGCTTGCTGGCCCTTTCCCTGCTGCCGCGCGAGGAGGAGCCGCAGATCAAGGTACCGATGATCGACGTGATGGTCTCCATGCCCGGCGCCACCGCCAAGGAAGTCGAGCAGCGCTTGGCCGTCCCCATGGAGAAGTTGCTCTATGAACTGCCCGGCGTCGAGTACATCTACTCCACCTCCATGCCCGGCCAGTGCCTGCTGATCGCCCGTTTCTACGTGGGCGAGGATTTCGAGAAAGCGATCGTCAGTCTCAACCAGAAGCTGCAGACCAACTTCGACCGCATCCCCCACGGGGTATCCCTGCCGCTGATCAAACCGCACTCCATTGACGATGTGCCGATCCTGGCCCTGACCTTCCATTCCACCACCTCCGATCATTTCACCCTGCGCCGTCTGGCCGCCGAGGTCGATGATGCCATCAAATCGATCTTCGAGGTGGCGGAAACCCGGCTGATCGGCGGTACCCGCAGACAACTGCGGGTGCAATTCGATCCCCTGTTGCTGGCGGCCCGCGACCTCAGTCCCGGGGATCTGGTTCAGCGCCTGCAGCAGGCCAACCGGCAATCCCAGTCCGGCACCCTGCGCGCCCTGAACAACGAGGTGCTGCTGCAGACCGGCACCTTCCTTGATTCCGCCGAGGAGGCCGGGCGGATCGTGGTCGGGGTCCACGGCGGCCGGCCCGTCTATCTGCACGAGGTCGCAACGGTCATCGACGGCCCGGAGGAGCCCCAATCCTACGTGCTGTTCGGCAGGCAGGACGGCGATCCCGAAGCGGCGGTCACCCTGTCGGTGGCCAAGCGGCCCGGCGCCAATGCGGTCCACGTGGTGGAGACGGTGCTGCGCAAGGTGGACAGCCTCAAGGGCACGCTCATCCCACCCGAGGTTTCGGTAACCGTCACCCGCGACTACGGCGAGACTGCGGCCGAAAAATCCAATGAACTGCTGCTCCACATGGGCATCGCGGTCTTCGGCGTGGCCCTGCTCATCCTGTTTTTCCTTGGCTGGCGCGAATCGATCATTGTCCTCCTCGCTATTCCCTCGACCCTGTCGCTGACCCTGCTCCTGTTCTACCTGTACGGCTACACCCTCAACCGCATCACCCTGTTCGCCCTGATCTTCTCCATCGGCATCCTGGTGGATGACGCCATCGTGGTGGTCGAGAATATCGTCCGCCATCTGCGGCTGCCAGCCAGCCAGCGCGCCTCCCTCAAGGACATTGCCGTGGCGGCGGTGATCGAGGTCGGCAACCCCACCATTCTCGCTACCTGGGCGGTGATCGCCGCCATATTGCCCATGGCCTTTGTCGGCGGCTTGATGGGTCCCTACATGCGGCCCATCCCGATCGGCGCCTCGGCGGCCATGGTCTTTTCCCTGGCCATCGCCTTCACCGTCACCCCCTGGGCGGCCATCCGCATCCTGCGCCCGCCCAAAGGAGCCGGCAACGAGGCTGGCCACGATCCGGACCACGCCCCGGACGATTGGTTCACCCGCCTCTATCACCGGATCATGGACCCGCTCCTGGCCCATGCCGCCTGGCGGCTGGGATTTTTCGCCCTGATCGTGATGCTGTTGCTCGCCTCCTGTTCCCTGGTGTACCTGGGCAAGGTCAAGGTGAAAATGCTGCCTTTTGACAACAAGTCGGAATTTCAAATCATTCTCGACATGCCCGAGGGGTCGACCCTGGAACAGACCGCTCACGTAGCCATGAAAATGGCCGAGGCGGCCGGCCGCGAGCCCGAGGTGGTCAATTACCAGATTTATGCCGGCACGGCCTCTCCCTACAATTTCAACGGCTTGGTCCGCCACTACTTCATGCGTTCCGGCCCGACCGTGGCCGATGTCCAGATCAACCTCCGTCCCAAGGCGGACCGCGACAGTCAGAGCCACGACATCGCCAAACGGGTGCGGCCGGAAATCGCGCGGATCGCGGCCCACTACGGGGCAGCCGTGGCGGTGGCCGAAGTACCGCCCGGTCCGCCGGTGCTGCAAACCCTGGTGGCCGAAATCTACGGTCCGGATGAGTGCAGCCGGGTACGACTGGCCAACGAAGTCAAGAATATTTTTGCCACCACCGACGGTGTGGTGGATATCGATTGGTACCGCGAGCAGGAACGATCCAAGCTGGTGCTGAAGGTGGACAAGGAAAAGGCCGCGCTCAACGGCCTGTCCGAGGCTGAAATCGCCCAGGCGGTGGAGATGGGCTTGTCCGGCCGTTCCCTCGACCTGTTTCACCAGCCCCGCGACAAGGAGGAGATCGATATCGTGGTGCAGCTGCCGCAAGCACAGCGGGCCCGGATCGACAACCTGCTCAACATCTCCCTGCGGCCGGCGACCCAGCCCCAGGCGCCGCTGGTGCCCCTGCGCGAACTGGTGCGGGTCAGCGAGCAGCCGGTTGATCAGCCGATCTACCGCAAGAATCTCAAACCGGTGGTCTACGTCACCGGCGACGTCGCCGGCGCGGCGGAAAGCCCGGTATACCCGATTCTGCAGATGAACCAGCGGCTCAAGCAACTGGATGCGGCCGACTTCGGCGGCCAGGCCGGACCGGTGACCGTGTACAACCTCAACCAACCTTTTCTGGAAAACCAGCCGGCGATGAAATGGGACGGCGAGTGGCACATCACCCTGGAGGTCTTCCGCGATCTGGGACTAGCCTTCTGCGTGGTCATGGTGCTGATCTACATGCTGATGGTCGGCTGGTTCAAGGACTACGTCACCCCGCTGGTGGTGATGGCCGCCATCCCGTTCTCGCTGATCGGCATCCTGCCCGCCCATTGGGCGCTGAACGGCTTTTTCACCGCCACCTCGATGATCGGCTTCATGGCCGGAGCAGGCATCGTGGTCCGCAACTCGATCATCCTGGTGGATTTCATCGAACTGCGCCTCAGCCACGGTCTCTCGCTCGCCGAGGCGGTGGTCGAGGCCGGGGCCATCCGTTTCCGGCCGATGCTGCTGACCGCGCTGGCAGTGGTGGTCGGCGCTTCGGTCATTCTTGCCGACCCGATTTTCCAGGGCCTGGCCATCTCCCTGATGTTCGGTGAAATCGCTTCATTGCTCATCAGCCGGATGGCGGTGCCGGTCCTGTATTATCTGGTCAGGGCCAGACAGCGATGA